Proteins from a genomic interval of Rhipicephalus microplus isolate Deutch F79 chromosome 6, USDA_Rmic, whole genome shotgun sequence:
- the LOC119168626 gene encoding solute carrier family 22 member 12 isoform X1 codes for MYDLSTIVFNGSRLEVPCDGWDYDLPADASTVVSKWHLVCDRAPYVVMTHVYYTVGELLGAPLVGQLADRAGRRPMVFGALLMSMASVFTATAADSFPAFVVAHVLIALSTSTTHFLMSILLFESSSSAYRALYIAAAETGAPLVHAISLCPWLQHMDLRFTRIALVFSMILLSLAFHAVAESPRWMLAVGEYDALTTVLTRIAQENEFQLGDVWRLVHYAEAVKPLQQVMGLLLAMVQLCLLVAKLHTYECFPSAVRATAVHVVVAAGCLGQGMAQFLVDVARVADATSALLIMSAGLLTCELAIRWLPETKNVELPEVQAEVLSQECHPQQVTPPFKDEVLPARRTSSTRASSSHQASSAGRGGAGRK; via the exons ATGTATGACCTCAGCACCATAGTGTTCAACGGGTCCCGACTGGAGGTGCCCTGCGACGGGTGGGACTATGACCTGCCAGCCGACGCCAGCACCGTCGTCTCCAA GTGGCACCTGGTGTGCGACCGCGCACCGTACGTGGTCATGACGCACGTCTACTACACGGTCGGTGAATTGTTGGGCGCCCCGCTGGTGGGACAGCTGGCAGACCGTGCTGGCCGCCGGCCCATGGTCTTTGGCGCCTTGCTGATGTCCATGGCGTCAGTGTTCACAGCAACGGCAGCCGACTCCTTCCCCGCCTTTGTGGTCGCCCACGTGCTCATCGCCTTGTCGACATCCACCACCCACTTCCTGATGTCTATTCTGCTCTTCGAG AGCTCTTCATCGGCCTACCGAGCGCTGTACATCGCTGCAGCCGAGACGGGTGCTCCACTCGTGCACGCCATCTCGTTGTGCCCATGGCTGCAGCACATGGACCTCCGCTTCACGCGCATCGCGCTCGTCTTCAGCATGATCCTGTTGTCACTCGCCTTCCACGCGGTGGCCGAGTCTCCCCGATGGATGCTCGCAGTGGGCGAATACGACGCCCTGACCACCGTGCTGACCAGGATCGCCCAGGAGAACGAGTTCCAGCTCGGAGACGTCTGGCGTCTTGTCCACTATGCAGAGGCCGTCAAACCACTGCAG CAGGTCATGGGCTTGCTCTTAGCCATGGTGCAGCTGTGTTTGCTGGTGGCCAAGTTGCACACGTACGAGTGCTTCCCGAGTGCTGTCAGGGCCACTGCTGTACACGTGGTGGTCGCAGCTGGATGCCTCGGTCAAGGCATGGCCCAGTTCCTGGTGGATGTCGCGCGTGTCGCGGACGCAACCTCGGCGCTCCTCATCATGTCCGCGGGGCTGCTGACCTGTGAGCTGGCCATCCGCTGGCTCCCCGAGACGAAAAATGTCGAGCTGCCCGAAGTACAGGCAGAGGTTCTGTCCCAGGAATGCCACCCACAGCAGGTTACACCACCGTTCAAAGACGAAGTGCTTCCAGCAAGGAGAACCAGCAGTACACGGGCCAGCTCGAGTCACCAAGCCAGTTCAGCGGGCCGTGGCGGCGCTGGAAGAAAATGA
- the LOC119168626 gene encoding organic anion transporter 3 isoform X2, translating to MYDLSTIVFNGSRLEVPCDGWDYDLPADASTVVSKWHLVCDRAPYVVMTHVYYTVGELLGAPLVGQLADRAGRRPMVFGALLMSMASVFTATAADSFPAFVVAHVLIALSTSTTHFLMSILLFESSSSAYRALYIAAAETGAPLVHAISLCPWLQHMDLRFTRIALVFSMILLSLAFHAVAESPRWMLAVGEYDALTTVLTRIAQENEFQLGDVWRLVHYAEAVKPLQARMPFQISDVLLLPELRTRTVALSVLWFWCFFAEYSILLVRPNAATRTS from the exons ATGTATGACCTCAGCACCATAGTGTTCAACGGGTCCCGACTGGAGGTGCCCTGCGACGGGTGGGACTATGACCTGCCAGCCGACGCCAGCACCGTCGTCTCCAA GTGGCACCTGGTGTGCGACCGCGCACCGTACGTGGTCATGACGCACGTCTACTACACGGTCGGTGAATTGTTGGGCGCCCCGCTGGTGGGACAGCTGGCAGACCGTGCTGGCCGCCGGCCCATGGTCTTTGGCGCCTTGCTGATGTCCATGGCGTCAGTGTTCACAGCAACGGCAGCCGACTCCTTCCCCGCCTTTGTGGTCGCCCACGTGCTCATCGCCTTGTCGACATCCACCACCCACTTCCTGATGTCTATTCTGCTCTTCGAG AGCTCTTCATCGGCCTACCGAGCGCTGTACATCGCTGCAGCCGAGACGGGTGCTCCACTCGTGCACGCCATCTCGTTGTGCCCATGGCTGCAGCACATGGACCTCCGCTTCACGCGCATCGCGCTCGTCTTCAGCATGATCCTGTTGTCACTCGCCTTCCACGCGGTGGCCGAGTCTCCCCGATGGATGCTCGCAGTGGGCGAATACGACGCCCTGACCACCGTGCTGACCAGGATCGCCCAGGAGAACGAGTTCCAGCTCGGAGACGTCTGGCGTCTTGTCCACTATGCAGAGGCCGTCAAACCACTGCAG GCACGCATGCCGTTCCAAATATCTGACGTGCTGCTGCTTCCTGAACTGCGCACCCGCACAGTGGCGCTGTCGGTACTCTGGTTCTGGTGCTTCTTCGCGGAGTACTCAATCCTTCTCGTGCGGCCAAACGCGGCAACCAGGACGTCGTAG
- the LOC119168100 gene encoding carbonic anhydrase 1: MSSVNKLFDCVPKCYFGKSTEKSTKRIGNKQSPVNIVTKDVTPDPYLRDNPLQWDDTGLRSTSISNTGETWEVSVKVAEPNLRGGPLQHHYQLDRFHAHWGKTNNTGSEHRVDGKQYAGELHWVHFNADKYKSFVEAASSEEGLAVVAVFLEEGAANPLLQSVVDCIPHIKHKGMKWVLQKPLDISSQIATGSSYWTYEGSLTTPPWYENVTWIVYKHPIVVSPEQLAAFRTLMSYEEKVHPQKSSDGPIECNVRATQPLMRRIVREPLNKRDESGPRSQGRPCSQECSQLPQKKN; this comes from the coding sequence ATGTCCTCCGTAAACAAGCTGTTTGACTGCGTCCCTAAGTGCTATTTTGGAAAGAGTACGGAAAAGAGCACTAAGCGCATTGGAAACAAGCAGTCACCGGTCAATATTGTGACAAAAGACGTGACACCGGATCCCTATTTGAGGGACAACCCACTGCAGTGGGACGATACGGGCCTGCGGTCTACGAGCATCTCCAACACCGGTGAGACATGGGAAGTGAGCGTCAAGGTGGCGGAACCAAACCTTCGCGGGGGACCTCTGCAACACCACTACCAACTGGATCGGTTTCATGCCCACTGGGGCAAGACCAACAACACCGGCAGCGAGCACCGTGTCGACGGGAAGCAGTATGCCGGTGAACTGCACTGGGTCCATTTCAACGCCGACAAGTACAAGTCATTCGTGGAGGCAGCTTCATCTGAAGAGGGTCTCGccgtggtggctgtgttcttggaAGAAGGTGCAGCTAACCCACTGCTTCAGAGCGTCGTCGACTGCATCCCGCACATCAAGCACAAGGGCATGAAGTGGGTACTGCAGAAGCCTCTAGACATCTCCTCGCAAATTGCAACCGGCAGTAGCTACTGGACGTACGAAGGCTCGCTGACGACACCACCGTGGTACGAGAACGTAACATGGATTGTCTACAAGCACCCCATCGTAGTGTCACCCGAGCAGTTGGCAGCTTTTCGCACGCTGATGTCGTACGAGGAAAAAGTCCATCCGCAGAAGTCTTCCGATGGCCCAATTGAGTGCAATGTGCGTGCCACACAGCCTCTTATGCGACGCATTGTGCGGGAGCCCCTGAATAAACGGGACGAGAGTGGCCCTCGTTCACAGGGACGGCCTTGTTCCCAAGAGTGCTCGCAACTTCCGCAAAAGAAGAACTAA